The Candidatus Zixiibacteriota bacterium genome includes a window with the following:
- a CDS encoding zf-HC2 domain-containing protein — protein MTKGCPDYINELNDYLDGAIDPELCAEIEAHIGQCNNCRIMVDSMRQTVRLCREGTPEELPEKLSARLNDLLRQRWEKKFGKTK, from the coding sequence ATGACAAAAGGCTGTCCTGATTACATTAATGAACTTAACGATTACCTGGACGGTGCAATCGATCCCGAGTTGTGCGCCGAAATAGAAGCGCACATAGGGCAGTGCAACAACTGCCGGATCATGGTGGATTCGATGCGTCAGACCGTCAGGCTGTGCCGTGAAGGCACTCCCGAGGAACTCCCCGAAAAGCTCTCTGCCCGGCTCAATGATTTACTGCGGCAGCGTTGGGAGAAGAAGTTCGGCAAGACCAAGTAG
- a CDS encoding sigma-70 family RNA polymerase sigma factor: MDERELVQKAQAGDFTAFMQLVDAHKGKVYGLARKLAGSEEDAEDIVQDTLLKAIDKIDQFRGDASFGTWLYSIALNEARRLYARSQRMELQPVDEYLPSSRKEDHNSFEMFDWRDPHQLLEDAEIRRLVDEALAELPYKYREVFLLRYVEELSVKEVAELTGQSVASAKSRILRARLAMRDYLSKAFEVEYDKRLS, translated from the coding sequence ATGGATGAAAGAGAATTAGTCCAGAAAGCTCAGGCCGGAGATTTTACGGCTTTCATGCAGCTTGTCGATGCCCATAAAGGCAAGGTGTATGGACTGGCTCGTAAACTGGCCGGGAGCGAAGAAGATGCTGAGGATATCGTGCAGGATACATTGTTGAAAGCGATTGATAAAATCGACCAGTTCCGAGGAGACGCCTCTTTCGGCACCTGGCTTTACAGCATCGCTCTCAACGAGGCGCGACGGTTATATGCCAGATCGCAGCGGATGGAACTCCAGCCGGTCGATGAGTACCTGCCGTCGTCGCGCAAAGAAGATCACAACAGCTTTGAGATGTTCGATTGGCGTGACCCGCACCAACTGCTTGAGGATGCCGAAATCCGGCGTTTGGTCGATGAAGCCCTGGCGGAGTTGCCCTACAAATACCGTGAGGTGTTTCTGCTGCGCTATGTCGAAGAACTGTCGGTCAAAGAGGTTGCTGAACTGACCGGCCAGTCGGTGGCTTCAGCCAAGTCCCGAATTTTAAGGGCTCGTTTAGCCATGCGCGATTATCTCAGTAAAGCCTTCGAGGTGGAATATGACAAAAGGCTGTCCTGA
- a CDS encoding sodium ion-translocating decarboxylase subunit beta: MENLVQLIHQSGFANLTLGNWVMFAVAGILIYLAITKQYEPLLLIPIGFGIILANLPLGGMGSYDDGIIALIYNAGIKTELLPPIIFMGVGVLTDFRPLLGRPLTFLLGAAAQLGIFVAALGAAMFLGFTPKEAAAIGIIGGADGPTSIFLASKLAPDLLGPIAVAAYSYMSLVPIIQPPIMRLLTTKKERYIDMPQAIPVSRTAVVLFPIVTGIVASLAIPSSAPLIGMLMFGNLIRVSGVTERLRKTAGGALIDIVTIFLGLTVGATMNAVHFITYKTLLILVLGAVAFSFSTAGGIVFAKLLNLFLPHNKKINPCIGAAGVSAVPMSARVVQKFVSDETDGEVNPLMPAMGPNVAGVIGSAVAAGVFLSLLG, from the coding sequence ATGGAGAACCTCGTTCAACTGATTCACCAGTCCGGCTTCGCCAATCTGACTCTCGGCAATTGGGTCATGTTTGCGGTAGCCGGCATACTGATTTACCTGGCCATTACCAAACAATACGAGCCGTTGCTGTTGATTCCGATCGGTTTCGGTATCATTCTGGCCAATCTGCCACTTGGCGGGATGGGATCTTACGACGACGGAATCATCGCTTTGATCTATAACGCCGGCATCAAAACCGAACTATTACCACCGATCATTTTCATGGGAGTAGGGGTCCTTACCGATTTTCGCCCACTTCTCGGTCGGCCGCTCACCTTTCTTCTTGGAGCGGCCGCACAATTGGGAATTTTTGTGGCGGCGCTCGGAGCGGCTATGTTTCTCGGTTTTACACCGAAGGAAGCAGCGGCAATCGGCATTATCGGCGGCGCCGACGGCCCAACCTCAATTTTTCTCGCCAGCAAGCTGGCTCCCGATCTGCTGGGGCCGATCGCCGTAGCGGCATACAGCTATATGTCGCTGGTGCCGATTATTCAACCGCCGATCATGCGTCTGCTGACCACTAAAAAAGAGCGCTATATCGACATGCCGCAGGCGATTCCGGTCTCCCGTACGGCTGTGGTCCTGTTCCCGATCGTTACTGGGATTGTGGCCTCGCTCGCCATTCCCTCAAGCGCTCCGCTCATCGGAATGCTGATGTTCGGGAATTTGATCAGGGTCAGCGGTGTGACGGAACGTTTACGTAAAACGGCCGGTGGGGCTTTGATCGATATCGTCACAATCTTCCTGGGGCTGACGGTTGGCGCCACGATGAATGCGGTGCATTTCATCACGTATAAGACGCTTTTGATCCTCGTCCTGGGGGCAGTGGCGTTTTCGTTTAGTACCGCCGGTGGGATTGTTTTCGCCAAACTTCTCAATCTATTTCTCCCGCACAATAAGAAGATCAATCCGTGTATCGGTGCGGCCGGGGTGTCGGCGGTGCCGATGTCTGCCCGAGTGGTACAGAAGTTCGTCTCCGACGAAACGGATGGTGAAGTCAATCCGTTGATGCCCGCTATGGGACCGAACGTAGCGGGTGTGATCGGATCGGCGGTCGCGGCGGGTGTGTTTTTGAGTTTATTGGGGTAA
- a CDS encoding biotin attachment protein has protein sequence MIFLEKKKTIRVMFTPFRDGLQSSFGGKVRLNDILPAMKFSAECGIRHFEFGGGARYQAPLMYLGEDPFEDMQAMRDAVGPECDLQILTRSVSGVTLTTQSLDALNLQAKLMRKYGTTWDRNFDYMNDVNNLIETGKPIIEAGMHHQVCIALMGLPFDSDTVHTAEFYINIGKKLLESGMKIDSICLKDASGTTDPKTIYDTAVGLKKIMPPEMILWQHTHDTASTAVSCYMAGIAGGVDGVDLSVRPMASGTVQPDVRSMAHGLKGTGATLDIDVKKIGDIERMLTDAMADYDFNPTTTTADARVLGFPMPGGAIGPNVHMMVKAGILDKYSDVLAEFPVVVEAGGAWTSVTPGSQQYWLQAFNNVLYGRWEKIDAGYGKAVLGYFGKTPLPPDPKVIEAAAKQLNLQPFDGDPLEAAPDSLSAAKKALEEFGLPVNDKNIFLVAGQMVPGKKIEVNEGIRFLTGKAKIDIPLKSIKAEKEAEAAPTSAAAPVAASAVSGRVVTQCTVEENGSRRVFSITVEPISVGDAIPTATPAAVAAPSTNGGTPVHSSFAGSVEVVDIVVKVGDQVTKGKVVAAVEAMKAKHDIKAPCDGTVSTILVKIGDEIDSSQPIMTIS, from the coding sequence ATGATTTTTCTTGAGAAGAAGAAAACCATTCGGGTGATGTTCACCCCGTTCCGCGACGGACTCCAAAGCTCGTTTGGCGGCAAGGTTCGATTGAATGACATTCTTCCGGCCATGAAATTTTCAGCCGAGTGCGGCATTCGCCATTTCGAATTCGGCGGCGGCGCCCGCTATCAGGCTCCCCTTATGTATCTCGGCGAGGATCCTTTCGAAGACATGCAGGCTATGCGCGATGCGGTCGGCCCCGAATGCGATCTGCAGATTCTTACCCGTTCCGTATCCGGTGTGACGCTGACCACCCAGTCGCTCGACGCCCTGAATCTTCAGGCTAAGCTAATGAGGAAGTACGGCACCACCTGGGATCGCAATTTCGACTATATGAACGATGTCAATAACCTGATCGAGACCGGCAAACCGATTATTGAGGCCGGGATGCATCATCAGGTTTGTATCGCCCTGATGGGCCTTCCGTTCGATTCCGATACCGTTCACACGGCGGAGTTTTACATAAACATCGGTAAAAAGCTGCTCGAAAGCGGCATGAAAATCGACAGTATCTGTCTCAAGGACGCATCCGGAACGACCGACCCGAAAACCATCTACGATACGGCGGTCGGTCTCAAAAAGATCATGCCGCCGGAGATGATTCTCTGGCAACACACTCACGACACGGCATCGACGGCGGTCTCCTGTTACATGGCCGGTATTGCGGGTGGTGTCGACGGGGTTGACCTTTCGGTCCGTCCGATGGCTTCCGGTACCGTGCAGCCTGACGTCCGCTCCATGGCTCACGGTCTCAAGGGAACCGGGGCGACGCTTGATATTGATGTAAAAAAAATTGGCGATATTGAGCGTATGTTGACCGATGCGATGGCTGATTACGATTTTAATCCGACCACGACTACGGCCGATGCCCGCGTTTTAGGTTTTCCAATGCCGGGCGGGGCAATCGGTCCGAACGTGCACATGATGGTCAAGGCCGGCATTCTCGATAAATACTCCGATGTCCTCGCCGAATTCCCGGTGGTGGTGGAAGCCGGCGGTGCCTGGACATCGGTAACCCCCGGCTCGCAGCAGTATTGGTTGCAGGCATTCAACAATGTGTTGTACGGACGCTGGGAAAAGATCGACGCCGGTTACGGTAAGGCGGTGCTGGGTTATTTTGGCAAGACACCTTTGCCGCCGGATCCGAAGGTGATCGAAGCTGCCGCTAAACAACTCAATTTACAACCGTTCGACGGTGACCCGCTCGAAGCGGCGCCCGATTCTCTCTCGGCCGCTAAAAAGGCACTCGAAGAATTCGGCCTCCCGGTTAACGACAAGAACATCTTCCTCGTGGCCGGACAAATGGTCCCGGGCAAAAAGATCGAGGTAAACGAGGGGATCCGCTTCCTGACCGGCAAGGCCAAAATTGATATCCCGCTGAAATCGATCAAGGCCGAGAAGGAGGCCGAGGCAGCTCCGACTTCGGCAGCGGCACCGGTTGCAGCTTCGGCTGTGTCGGGTCGAGTCGTGACTCAGTGCACGGTGGAAGAAAACGGTTCCCGCCGTGTCTTCAGCATTACCGTCGAACCGATCAGTGTCGGTGATGCCATCCCGACGGCGACTCCGGCTGCGGTGGCGGCTCCTTCCACCAATGGCGGCACCCCTGTCCATTCCAGTTTTGCCGGATCGGTCGAAGTGGTGGATATCGTTGTCAAAGTAGGTGACCAGGTCACAAAGGGCAAAGTCGTGGCGGCTGTAGAAGCGATGAAAGCCAAACATGATATCAAAGCTCCCTGTGATGGTACTGTCAGTACGATCCTTGTCAAGATAGGAGATGAAATCGATTCGTCGCAACCGATCATGACCATCTCGTAA
- a CDS encoding biotin--[acetyl-CoA-carboxylase] ligase: MKIITDSIDFSRTITPTVLEWTKTDKQNIGNLPSELINAVYTDNIDLLYGETNGLFDRLLLVESAGRSHYDILIELARANVALPDMTLCLAGEGAGFHGFKGRSWVSPPGNIYLCVHFAPNRPIENFGVGFMILAAVAVVQAIDRVDDLRGRAGIKWVNDILIDNAKICGVLAHCLTEGDTVTNAILGIGLNVGTTPTVKPNLFVPRTASLHDFVSASADTSQAIVLQNLIGAIAGGYHILLEDGYRSLLRFYRERSLILGRDVAVYSDRTGDNDTLLVEGIVEAIGDNLELYFKHRPTSVNSGRLLLKS; the protein is encoded by the coding sequence ATGAAGATCATTACCGACAGCATCGATTTCAGCCGGACAATAACACCGACTGTGTTGGAATGGACAAAAACCGACAAGCAGAATATCGGTAACCTTCCTTCCGAGTTGATCAATGCTGTTTACACGGACAATATCGATCTATTATACGGTGAAACCAACGGCCTTTTTGATCGGCTGTTGCTGGTCGAGTCGGCCGGACGTTCACATTATGACATCCTGATCGAGCTGGCGCGCGCAAATGTTGCGTTGCCGGATATGACCCTCTGTCTGGCGGGTGAGGGGGCGGGTTTCCACGGATTCAAAGGCCGCTCCTGGGTTTCTCCCCCCGGCAATATCTATTTATGCGTTCATTTCGCACCTAATCGTCCGATTGAGAATTTTGGTGTTGGCTTTATGATCCTGGCGGCGGTAGCGGTGGTTCAAGCTATCGACCGAGTGGATGATCTCCGGGGCAGAGCGGGCATCAAATGGGTCAATGATATCCTTATCGATAACGCTAAAATCTGCGGCGTGCTGGCGCATTGCCTGACCGAGGGAGACACGGTCACCAACGCCATCCTTGGCATCGGACTCAATGTCGGTACCACGCCGACTGTGAAACCGAATCTGTTCGTGCCGCGTACCGCATCATTGCACGATTTTGTATCAGCGTCCGCAGACACAAGTCAAGCTATTGTATTACAAAATCTTATCGGAGCAATTGCGGGGGGCTACCACATTCTTCTCGAAGATGGTTATCGATCGCTGTTGCGTTTCTATCGTGAACGTTCGTTGATTCTGGGGCGCGATGTCGCGGTGTACAGCGACCGCACCGGCGATAATGATACATTGCTGGTAGAAGGTATTGTCGAGGCAATCGGCGACAATTTGGAGCTTTATTTCAAACATCGGCCGACATCGGTCAACTCGGGCAGATTATTGCTTAAAAGTTGA
- a CDS encoding zinc-dependent alcohol dehydrogenase family protein codes for MRAMILKEPGQRLEPANLPIPEPEPGQVRVKVNVCGVCRTDLHVVDGELTEPKLPIVPGHQIVGIVDKMGEGVDEFAVGDKVGIPWLGGSCGTCDFCRAGDENLCDKSKYTGYQIDGGFAEYCLVDRRFAFPIPSGYPDLQAAPLLCAGLIGYRALRMAGEAKRIGFYGFGAAAHILSQVCVWQGREVYAFVRHGDDSSKEFARHLGAVWTGYSDEPSPVELDATIIFAPVGELVPASLRAVRKGGIVVCAGIYMSDIPSFPYSILWGERSIKSVANLTRRDGEEFLALAPKVPVKTEVTAYPLAKANEALDDLRHGRFNGAAVVVVDEKAT; via the coding sequence ATGCGTGCTATGATATTGAAAGAACCGGGACAGCGTCTGGAACCGGCCAACCTGCCGATTCCCGAGCCGGAGCCCGGACAGGTACGGGTAAAGGTCAATGTCTGCGGTGTCTGTCGCACCGACCTGCATGTAGTCGACGGTGAGTTGACCGAACCGAAACTGCCGATCGTCCCGGGACACCAGATTGTCGGGATTGTCGACAAGATGGGCGAAGGGGTGGATGAATTCGCCGTGGGGGATAAAGTAGGTATTCCCTGGCTGGGCGGTAGTTGCGGAACGTGCGATTTCTGTCGCGCCGGTGACGAGAATCTCTGCGACAAATCCAAATACACCGGCTATCAAATAGACGGCGGTTTTGCCGAATACTGTCTTGTCGACCGCCGTTTTGCTTTTCCGATTCCTTCGGGCTACCCCGATCTGCAGGCTGCCCCGCTTCTCTGCGCCGGGTTGATCGGGTATCGCGCCCTGCGTATGGCCGGAGAAGCCAAACGGATCGGCTTCTACGGTTTCGGAGCAGCGGCCCATATTTTAAGTCAGGTTTGTGTCTGGCAGGGGCGTGAGGTTTATGCTTTCGTACGGCACGGTGATGACTCCTCCAAAGAATTCGCGCGTCATCTCGGCGCGGTTTGGACCGGTTATTCGGATGAGCCCTCGCCGGTCGAGCTTGATGCGACCATTATTTTTGCCCCGGTCGGGGAACTGGTCCCGGCTTCGTTACGAGCCGTGCGTAAAGGGGGGATCGTGGTCTGCGCCGGGATTTATATGTCGGATATCCCGTCATTTCCGTACTCGATTCTCTGGGGCGAACGTTCGATCAAATCGGTGGCCAATCTGACTCGTCGCGACGGCGAAGAGTTCCTTGCGCTTGCGCCGAAAGTGCCGGTCAAGACCGAAGTGACCGCCTATCCGCTGGCCAAGGCTAACGAGGCGCTCGATGATCTCCGACACGGACGGTTCAACGGCGCGGCGGTGGTAGTGGTGGATGAGAAGGCAACGTAG
- the aspA gene encoding aspartate ammonia-lyase, whose amino-acid sequence MDRLTKVEFLQRIELFKDLDNEELELIVQLLESRLLEANQLLFEQHAPRRFLHLIEDGSVELFTTTALGEEKRLATFSRFDFLGEGVLMDDYPHSTSARAVLPSRLLVLSRKQFEQLTADYPSIATKLLSRVARVIARRMRQAATRVASAGAQYISGRTREEHDLLGYRDVPHEFYYGVQTLRAMENFPISGISLAQFPDVINALAMVKIAAAEANRDLRLLPDDIADAIVKAGTKIINGQFHTHFVVDMIQGGAGTSTNMNANEVIANIALEILGHEKGEYEYCHPNNHVNLSQSTNDAYPTALKIALINANRKLLEVLKDLAESFRAKGREFARVIKMGRTQLQDAVPMTLGQEFESWATTLEEEINRLQFNADLFLEVNMGGTAIGTGINADPRYSAHVISHLRKITGLEVSLARNLVEATSDTGAFVMYSSATKRLAVKLSKISNDLRLLSSGPRAGINEINLPAMQPGSSIMPGKVNPVIPEVVNQIAFKVIGNDLTVTLAAEAGQLELNVMEPVIAQSIFESIEMLRNGMITLKNRCVDGITANEQRCRRMVENSVGLVTNLSPVLGYETCSSLAKEALETNRSLYELVLERGLLSKEKLDELLSPENMIGPNG is encoded by the coding sequence ATGGATCGTTTAACCAAGGTAGAATTCCTCCAGCGAATAGAACTGTTCAAAGACCTCGACAACGAGGAGCTGGAGTTGATCGTCCAACTTCTGGAATCGCGTCTTCTGGAAGCCAACCAACTTCTTTTCGAGCAACATGCACCGCGTCGCTTCCTGCACTTGATCGAGGACGGCAGCGTGGAATTGTTCACCACCACTGCCCTGGGAGAGGAAAAACGGCTGGCGACGTTCAGTCGGTTCGACTTCCTCGGCGAGGGTGTCCTCATGGACGACTACCCCCACTCAACATCGGCCCGGGCCGTGTTGCCGAGTCGCTTGCTGGTCCTTTCGCGCAAGCAGTTCGAACAACTCACCGCCGATTATCCGTCTATTGCCACCAAGTTACTCTCGCGCGTCGCTCGGGTCATTGCCCGGCGGATGCGCCAGGCCGCGACCCGCGTCGCCAGCGCCGGAGCACAGTATATCTCCGGGCGTACTCGCGAGGAACATGACCTGCTCGGTTATCGCGATGTTCCTCACGAATTCTATTACGGCGTGCAGACGTTGCGGGCCATGGAGAATTTTCCGATCAGCGGGATATCGCTGGCTCAGTTCCCGGACGTGATTAACGCCCTGGCGATGGTAAAAATTGCCGCCGCCGAGGCCAACCGCGACCTTCGCCTGCTGCCGGATGATATCGCCGATGCAATCGTCAAGGCCGGCACCAAGATCATCAACGGACAATTTCATACCCATTTCGTAGTCGACATGATCCAGGGCGGCGCCGGAACCTCGACCAACATGAACGCCAACGAGGTAATTGCCAACATCGCCCTCGAAATTCTCGGGCACGAGAAAGGCGAATACGAATACTGTCATCCCAACAACCACGTCAACCTGTCCCAATCCACTAACGACGCTTACCCCACGGCTCTCAAAATCGCTTTGATTAACGCCAATCGGAAGTTGCTTGAGGTTCTTAAGGATCTGGCCGAGTCATTCCGAGCCAAGGGCCGCGAGTTTGCCCGTGTGATAAAAATGGGCCGCACCCAGTTACAGGACGCCGTGCCGATGACCCTGGGACAGGAATTCGAATCCTGGGCCACGACCCTCGAGGAAGAAATCAACCGTCTGCAATTCAACGCGGATCTTTTCCTAGAAGTAAACATGGGAGGCACCGCCATCGGTACCGGCATCAACGCCGATCCCCGCTATTCGGCTCATGTGATAAGCCATCTGCGCAAAATCACCGGCCTCGAGGTCTCCCTGGCCAGAAACCTGGTCGAGGCAACTTCCGACACCGGCGCTTTCGTTATGTATTCATCGGCCACCAAGCGGTTGGCGGTCAAGCTCTCCAAAATATCGAACGATCTGCGATTGCTTTCCAGCGGACCCCGGGCCGGTATCAACGAGATTAATTTACCGGCGATGCAACCCGGTTCTTCGATTATGCCTGGTAAGGTCAATCCGGTTATACCGGAAGTCGTTAACCAGATCGCTTTCAAGGTGATCGGTAACGATCTCACCGTAACCCTCGCCGCCGAGGCGGGCCAGCTCGAACTGAACGTCATGGAACCGGTGATTGCCCAGTCTATTTTCGAGTCGATCGAGATGCTCCGAAACGGGATGATCACGCTCAAAAACCGCTGTGTCGACGGCATCACCGCCAACGAACAGCGCTGCCGCCGGATGGTCGAGAACAGTGTCGGTCTCGTAACGAACCTCTCGCCCGTGCTTGGATATGAGACATGTAGCTCACTCGCTAAAGAGGCGCTGGAAACGAACCGGTCGTTGTATGAACTCGTGCTCGAACGGGGACTGTTATCGAAAGAAAAACTCGATGAGTTGCTTTCCCCGGAGAATATGATCGGCCCCAACGGCTGA